From the genome of Fusarium oxysporum f. sp. lycopersici 4287 chromosome 3, whole genome shotgun sequence, one region includes:
- a CDS encoding hypothetical protein (At least one base has a quality score < 10) produces the protein MGDELPYINVNDMRIEGIMPRGDLRLYEEDSPEKAYVVRRNELPDALKSFISKTKPLESRDAHSLPGIKVLDFVVKNIAVGGDGSISVLGRLRGADELFVLSKTTFNRAFDKDDGETF, from the coding sequence ATGGGAGACGAGCTGCCTTATATAAATGTCAACGATATGCGGATCGAGGGTATTATGCCTCGCGGGGATTTGAGGTTATATGAGGAAGATAGCCCGGAAAAGGCATATGTTGTTCGCAGAAATGAATTACCCGATGCCCTGAAAAGTTTCATAAGTAAAACAAAACCTCTTGAAAGCAGAGACGCTCACTCTCTTCCTGGAATCAAAGTCCTCGATTTCGTGGTTAAAAACATTGCGGTAGGGGGTGACGGCTCAATCAGTGTACTTGGAAGACTTCGTGGAGCAGACGAGTTATTCGTGCTGTCAAAGACTACATTCAATAGGGCATTCGACAAGGACGATGGAGAGACCTTCTAG